The Synchiropus splendidus isolate RoL2022-P1 chromosome 1, RoL_Sspl_1.0, whole genome shotgun sequence genome includes a window with the following:
- the fam166b gene encoding protein FAM166B: protein MEKYPPDANYIPGYTGYIPQLKYTMGKSYGQLTAELLNSPPMATTNRRVIQREDYTNVVAELPLTTRDIPESHSKKMIPGYTGFIPKRQNYFACSFTETCHKALTEFYKDQRTKIQKKPPIPRVVKSTNLFDVYKPLNTFVPSGKAYFLDDDDPQKYFISGFTGHVPKSRFLFGKGYPITTKQALIQFGKQRRGLPTREESPDGSEPAIKANTNIYPTNKGVLPSFTGHIPGYKFMYGQTFGQLSQNALEKSGIMKNRLANPKNNLITTGI, encoded by the exons GCTGAAGTACACCATGGGCAAGTCCTATGGTCAGCTTACTGCCGAGCTGCTGAACTCTCCCCCCATGGCTACAACCAACCGTCGGGTGATCCAGCGGGAGGACTATACTAATGTGGTGGCGGAACTTCCTCTGACCACCAGAGATATTCCAGAGAGCCACTCCAAAAAGATGATACCTGGATACACAG GTTTCATTCCAAAGAGGCAGAACTACTTTGCGTGCAGCTTTACAGAAACGTGTCACAAAGCACTGACTGAGTTCTACAAGGACCAACGGACCAAGATCCAAAAGAAGCCTCCAATTCCTCGTGTGGTCAAAAGCACCAACCTGTTCGAT GTCTATAAACCCTTGAACACTTTTGTTCCAAGTGGAAAGGCGTACTTCTTGGATGATGATGACCCCCAAAAGTACTTCATCTCAG GATTTACAGGTCATGTGCCGAAATCGCGCTTCCTGTTTGGGAAAGGTTACCCCATCACAACAAAGCAGGCCCTGATCCAGTTTGGCAAGCAACGCCGTGGTCTCCCCACCAGAGAAGAGAGCCCAGACGGGTCAGAGCCCGCCATCAAAGCCAACACCAACATCTACCCCACGAACAAGGGGGTGCTGCCTTCATTCACTGGACACATTCCAG GGTACAAGTTCATGTACGGACAAACCTTTGGTCAGCTCTCTCAGAACGCACTGGaaaaaagcggaatcatgaagAACCGTCTGGCGAATCCAAAAAACAACCTTATAACTACAGGCATATAG
- the LOC128764470 gene encoding AP-4 complex accessory subunit RUSC2, with the protein MIGSSGLSGDTLIACHFPVLPIPTWQLPVQNVYTSNKRPGRLCSAGLTRAVSLPEQETLKQESVVTSSQKHFSSSYSSLIEDRAEEEGASESSGRYDSTSSPEDESCRARGNVRTHNSFLPTRELDEEDEDSDGDNLHRYHEDSSFVLHGNPNWPQTCDEGRYLLTHRDLSGEWGQEGTMLGCERHLADTHCNNTTSCCPHKYSPELFSNSLTEEVSECSSNSSDGILVNFCTIYNRSSNPAVPLDLCNPADLHSPDGSVFLNLHPVVHSVNQELHQDDSRVYPSPNEESQQPSSSSYWSPQDFDSNCNLNFLDPLAPCLTSLEVSDLAACLQSQATVSMESQQKYYKLVTCDLSSQSPSPAWSSQASCPEGPSTNPFHACTLKKAGQRTGLEKEKEKQHRQTEQIEGSPLNDFQVASTSTGKDNIQSTSIMPTYLDTRTSASHQEHGDVEAGRNATPSSRTGSCCGKPQRPNSLPIQPIVLTPPTKPAAPAQHLGCLLDRYMSQKDSSQPSRRFKSKRYSSEASPVDSQWPIFLEAPSSSDTCSTCSPSPVCLNRRNTWSRSRKEPQSPCNPSCLTAKPALTRVSSQASTGKTNPFLNMMSPPNQLLHVQIPTYKTRDPSPDQPLACVVNHPSIPCAPPTLPLTTETHQRIPSCPTRSSNPPHQPPVSHSVPDSSFSFSAALSSVVPLSSLGSLISLAASGLHRNQSNQNTDSLIQSDKPPTEFCLSPETSYESMSISHLQRRGLLRSVSRAVDLIMAHFGSSRDFEEKMRLGNSFWSPTIGGLVLEHLCPAIQNILEDGMRDHKLDLIIGQRRNHCWNIVEVSTKIGPSTKVLSSLVYKIQQCPQLTSSCMRLRAFVMGLLNLRALELWLTHLLSLRDVVTSHYHSWGFLSMSLDRCQPMFQELLLLLQPLSVLPFDLNLLLEPRLIQSQQLCSEALGVSSPPPCSALLATSWPQLQCDRQMKTECCAAELLTSLPQDSKEIRSQILSPIAEWWPQDVDVFEAVDEAEQWRKNNEDNWSQISMDSRQGGSREGTKSGTPNVSPSIQLGNDHQGGLRWAKLFGAADTSARAETVSQTQVKRCSRPSQWLSLDRSHLGLLAQSLKALTPRRDKTDLDDEC; encoded by the exons ATGATCGGATCATCTGGACTCTCCGGCGACACCCTCATTGCCTGCCACTTTCCCGTTCTTCCTATTCCCACATGGCAGTTGCCTGTCCAGAACGTGTACACCTCCAACAAAAGACCTGGTCGGTTGTGCTCGGCAGGTCTGACGCGAGCCGTGTCTCTCCCAGAGCAGGAGACTCTGAAGCAGGAGAGTGTTGTCACCAGCAGCCAAAAGCATTTCTCCAGCAGCTACAGCAGTCTGATCGAGGACCgggcggaggaggagggggccaGCGAGAGCAGCGGCAGGTACGACTCCACTTCATCACCTGAAGACGAAAGCTGCAGAGCAAGAGGGAATGTCAGGACACACAATTCCTTCCTCCCAACTCGAGAGCTGgacgaggaagatgaagacagTGATGGCGACAACCTCCATAGGTATCATGAAGACTCGTCTTTTGTGCTACATGGAAATCCCAACTGGCCGCAAACGTGCGATGAGGGGCGGTATTTGTTGACTCACAGAGACCTGAGTGGTGAGTGGGGTCAGGAGGGGACCATGCTGGGGTGCGAGAGACACCTCGCGGACACACATTGTAACAACACGACGTCTTGCTGTCCACACAAATACTCCCCGGAGCTGTTTTCCAACAGTCTGACGGAGGAGGTCAGCGAGTGCTCCTCCAACAGTTCTGATGGTATCTTGGTGAACTTCTGCACGATCTACAACCGGAGCAGCAACCCCGCAGTTCCTCTGGACCTCTGCAATCCGGCCGATCTTCACTCTCCTGATGGATCTGTGTTCCTTAATCTCCACCCTGTTGTCCACTCTGTCAACCAGGAGCTCCATCAGGATGACTCAAGGGTGTACCCCTCACCAAATGAGGAGTCACAGCAGCCCTCATCTTCTTCATACTGGTCTCCTCAGGATTTTGATTCAAACTGCAATCTAAACTTCCTGGACCCGTTAGCACCGTGTCTCACTTCCCTGGAGGTCTCAGACCTCGCCGCGTGTCTCCAAAGTCAAGCTACCGTGTCCATGGAATCTCAGCAGAAGTACTACAAGCTGGTGACCTGTGACCTCTCGTCCCAGTCCCCGAGTCCAGCCTGGTCCAGTCAGGCCAGCTGCCCAGAGGGTCCCAGCACCAATCCTTTTCATGCTTGCACGCTCAAGAAAGCAGGACAACGCACAGGTCTTGAGAAG gaaaaagaaaagcagcaccGACAGACTGAGCAGATTGAGGGCTCACCATTGAATGACTTCCAGGTCGCCTCAACCTCAACTGGGAAAGACAACATCCAAAGCACTTCCATCATGCCCACCTATCTGGACACAAGGACTTCAGCCAGCCACCAAGAGCATGGAGATGTGGAAGCTGGAAGGAATG CAACGCCCTCTAGCAGGACGGGGTCATGCTGCGGTAAACCCCAAAGACCAAACTCTCTTCCCATCCAACCCATTGTTCTCACACCACCAACCAaacctgctgctccagctcAACACTTGGGCTGCCTACTGGATCGCTACATGAGTCAGAAGGACAGCTCTCAACCCAGCAGGAGGTTCAAATCTAAAAGATATTCTTCGGAGGCTTCACCCGTTGACTCTCAGTGGCCCATCTTCCTCGAAGCTCCATCCAGCTCCGATACCTGCTCCACCTGCAGCCCGAGTCCTGTGTGCCTCAACCGGAGGAACACATGGAGTCGCTCCAGAAAAGAGCCACAAAGTCCGTGCAATCCAAGTTGTTTAACAGCAAAACCAGCGCTGACGCGTGTGAGCAGTCAAGCCAGCACGGGCAAAACAAACCCCTTTTTAAACATGATGTCACCCCCAAATCAGCTTCTGCATGTCCAAATACCAACTTACAAGACTCGTGACCCAAGTCCAGATCAACCACTGGCTTGTGTGGTCAACCATCCTTCGATACCATGCGCCCCACCAACTCTACCTCTCACTACAGAAACCCACCAGCGGATCCCATCTTGCCCAACAAGAAGCTCAAACCCTCCACATCAGCCTCCAGTTTCTCACTCCGTCCCTGACTCCAGCTTTAGCTTCTCTGCTGCCCTTTCCTCCGTggttcctctctcctctctgggcTCTCTGATCTCCTTAGCTGCATCTGGCCTACACAGAAACCAGAGCAACCAGAACACCGACTCACTGATCCAGAGTGACAAGCCGCCCACCGAGTTCTGCCTTTCACCCGAAACCTCCTATGAGTCGATGTCTATCAGCCACCTTCAGAGGAGAG GTTTGCTGCGGTCTGTGAGCAGGGCAGTGGATTTGATCATGGCACATTTTGGCAGCAGCAGGGACTTTGAAGAAAAG ATGCGTTTGGGTAACAGCTTTTGGAGTCCTACGATTGGTGGTCTGGTCCTCGAACACTTGTGTCCTGCGATACAGAACATTTTAGAGGACGGTATGAGGGATCACAAACTGGATCTGATCATCGGTCAGCGTCGCAACCACTGCTGGAACATTGTGGAGGTCTCGACTAAGATTG GTCCATCCACAAAGGTCCTTTCCAGTCTGGTCTACAAGATCCAGCAATGCCCCCAGCTCACCAGCTCCTGCATGAGACTGCGAGCCTTCGTCATGGGCCTGCTGAA CTTGAGAGCATTGGAATTATGGCTCACTCATCTACTGAGTCTTAGAG ATGTTGTGACATCACACTACCACTCCTGGGGCTTCCTGTCCATGTCCCTGGATCGATGTCAGCCCATGTTCCAGGAGCTTCTTCTTTTGCTGCAGCCCCTTTCTGTGTTACCCTTTGACCTCAACCTGCTTCTTGAGCCGCGACTGATACAGAGCCAACAGCTTTGTTCTGAAGCCTTGGGCGTCTCTTCGCCACCGCCCTGCTCTGCCCTGTTAGCTACCAGCTGGCCACAACTGCAGTGTGACAGGCAGATGAAGACTGAGTGCTGTGCTGCAGAACTGTTGACAAGTTTGCCTCAAGACAGCAAGGAAATCAGGAGTCAAATTTTGTCCCCTATTGCTGAATGGTGGCCGCAGGATGTGGATGTGTTTGAGGCCGTCGATGAAGCAGAGCAATGgagaaagaacaatgaagacaaTTGGTCACAGATAAGCATGGACAGCAGGCAGGGCGGAAGTAGAGAGGGGACCAAGAGCGGAACCCCAAATGTGTCACCCAGTATCCAGTTGGGGAACGACCACCAAGGTGGACTCCGCTGGGCCAAACTCTTCGGCGCCGCCGACACTTCTGCTCGGGCCGAGACAGTTTCCCAAACTCAAGTGAAACG GTGCAGTCGACCGTCACAGTGGCTGAGTTTGGACAGGTCACATCTGGGCCTTTTGGCTCAGTCCTTGAAGGCTCTGACACCAAGACGAGACAAGACTGACCTGGATGACGAGTGctaa
- the LOC128752195 gene encoding liver-expressed antimicrobial peptide 2-like → MSTLEQKVIIVSILMLLVCATQVDSLPIPDEWTGLIRRTKRSLLWRWNSMKPVGASCREHLECGTKYCRRGICSFWLSS, encoded by the exons ATGAGCACTCTCGAGCAGAAAGTTATCATCGTCTCCATTTTGATGCTGCTGGTCTGTGCCACACAG GTGGATTCGCTGCCCATCCCAGACGAGTGGACCGGTTTAATACGGAGGACGAAGAGATCGTTGCTGTGGAGATGGAACAGCATGAAGCCTGTCGGTGCCAGCTGTAGAGAACATCTGGAGTGTGGAACCAAATATTGCAG GAGAGGTATCTGCTCTTTCTGGCTTTCAAGCTAA
- the scarb2c gene encoding lysosome membrane protein 2c, with the protein MLKSCCIYCSGFFSLSILIVGIALVLSNVFPQLVQSVVKKQVVLENGTMAFDAWESPPAPIYMQFYFFNLTNPTEVLSGARPAVVEIGPYTYREYRPMEDIDFLDNGTKVAAVNNKTYIFQPNMSRGPESDLIRTVNIPAVTLMERFKDSAFATLISSYMRYTGETLFTTHSVGEFLWGYEDALLKALHIFMPQLDEDFGLFYKNNGSNDGQYVFRTGLDDYKDFARVDTWKGESSLSWWSSDQCNMINGTNGASFHPVIRKNETLYMFSSDLCRSLYALYEQEVTVKGIPGYRFVPPSEVFANLTVNPANAGFCVPAGNCLGSGVLNVSACKQGAPIIMSSPHFYQADEKFVQDVFGMKPKKEYHETTIDIHPLTGIVVRAAKRLQINVFIEKIPRFSQTGDVPTVIMPVLYLNESVVIDDASAVKLRSIVLMQNVVVNIPFMLIGLGIILGVVFMILMCRQKVPESTVDERQPLLTS; encoded by the exons ATGCTGAAATCGTGCTGCATTTACTGCTCTGGCTTCTTTTCACTCTCCATCCTCATCGTGGGGATTGCATTGGTTTTGTCCAACGTTTTTCCACAGCTGGTGCAGTCAGTGGTCAAAAAG CAAGTGGTTTTAGAAAATGGCACAATGGCGTTTGATGCCTGGGAAAGTCCACCGGCACCGATCTAcatgcagttttatttttttaacctgacTAACCCCACTGAGGTACTGAGTGGAGCCAGGCCTGCGGTGGTGGAGATTGGACCATACACGTACAG GGAGTACCGACCGATGGAGGACATTGATTTTCTTGACAATGGCACCAAGGTAGCGGCAGTCAACAACAAAACCTACATATTTCAGCCAAACATGTCCAGAGGTCCTGAGAGTGACCTGATCCGGACAGTGAACATCCCTGCTGTG ACTCTGATGGAGCGCTTCAAAGACAGCGCTTTCGCCACTCTGATTTCGTCTTACATGCGCTATACTGGTGAAACTCTGTTCACCACTCACAGTGTGGGAGAGTTCCTGTGGGGTTATGAGGATGCTCTGCTCAAAGCCCTGCATATCTTCATGCCTCAGCTGGATGAAGACTTTGGCCTCTTTTACAAG AACAACGGCTCTAATGATGGACAGTATGTCTTCCGCACCGGCCTGGATGACTACAAAGACTTTGCCCGGGTTGATACATGGAAGGGTGAAAG CTCCCTGAGTTGGTGGTCTTCTGATCAGTGCAACATGATAAACGGAACCAACGGTGCATCTTTTCATCCGGTCATCAGGAAGAATGAGACTCTGTACATGTTCTCCTCTGACCTGTGCAG gtctctgtatgctctgtatgagcaggaagtgacagtGAAGGGCATCCCTGGGTATCGCTTTGTCCCCCCCAGCGAGGTGTTTGCTAATTTGACCGTGAACCCAGCGAACGCAGGCTTCTGTGTTCCAGCTGGAAACTGCCTCGGCTCCGGCGTCCTCAATGTCAGCGCCTGCAAACAAG GAGCTCCCATCATCATGTCCTCGCCCCATTTCTACCAGGCGGATGAGAAGTTTGTTCAGGATGTGTTCGGTATGAAGCCGAAGAAGGAATATCACGAGACGACCATAGATATCCATCCG ctCACTGGGATCGTCGTGCGAGCTGCCAAGCGTCTCCAAATCAACGTCTTTATTGAGAAAATTCCCAGATTCAG CCAAACAGGAGACGTGCCCACGGTCATCATGCCTGTGTTGTACTTAAATGAG AGCGTTGTCATCGACGACGCCTCTGCAGTGAAGCTGAGGTCCATCGTCTTGATGCAGAACGTGGTGGTCAACATTCCCTTCATGCTCATTGGTCTGGGTATCATCCTCGGAGTCGTTTTCATGATCCTCATGTGTCGCCAGAAGGTCCCTGAG AGCACTGTTGACGAGCGGCAGCCATTGCTAACCTCTTAG